From a region of the Constantimarinum furrinae genome:
- the hpf gene encoding ribosome hibernation-promoting factor, HPF/YfiA family has product MTIHIQYVKMKSSESMSQYVSKKLQKIAKKYSWVIRVDVLFKQENDPTEKGHICEMEFSLPGPKIFAVSNEKNYEMAVKETISDLERQLKKRKAKFTNQNISS; this is encoded by the coding sequence ATGACTATCCATATCCAATATGTAAAAATGAAAAGTAGTGAGAGTATGTCTCAATATGTCAGCAAAAAACTTCAGAAAATTGCAAAGAAATACAGCTGGGTTATCAGAGTTGATGTTTTATTTAAGCAGGAAAATGACCCTACAGAAAAAGGGCACATCTGCGAAATGGAATTCAGTTTACCCGGTCCTAAAATCTTTGCGGTTTCCAATGAAAAAAATTATGAGATGGCTGTAAAAGAAACCATAAGCGACCTCGAAAGACAACTTAAAAAACGAAAGGCAAAATTTACAAACCAAAATATATCATCATAA
- a CDS encoding universal stress protein — translation MKKILIPVDFSEHSEYALEVAANLAKKHKASLVILHMMGLSEAVLTRDESQEMLEAIYYMKLAEKRFSEFLDKNYLNGITIETTVQNYKEFHEINSVAKDFDADLIVMGSHGASGLREVFVGSNTEKVVRTSEIPVLVIKNRVKDFKLNKVVFACDFNMDFIGAFKNAWEFFEKIGSEFQMVFINTPEKFRSNKEMQELAFKFILHSGVDNTDVYDNTAYYCDYRLEHGIYSFSHEIEADLVVIPTHGRRGLAHFFSENIGEAIVNHSDLPIITFKV, via the coding sequence ATGAAAAAAATACTCATACCAGTAGATTTCTCCGAACACTCAGAATATGCTTTAGAAGTGGCTGCGAACTTAGCAAAAAAGCATAAGGCTTCTTTAGTCATCCTACATATGATGGGCTTGTCTGAAGCCGTATTAACACGAGATGAGTCACAAGAAATGTTAGAAGCGATTTATTATATGAAGCTGGCCGAAAAACGGTTTAGTGAATTTTTAGATAAGAACTATTTAAATGGCATTACTATAGAAACTACTGTCCAAAACTATAAAGAATTTCATGAGATTAATAGTGTTGCTAAAGATTTTGATGCGGATTTGATTGTAATGGGTTCCCACGGTGCTAGTGGCTTAAGAGAGGTGTTTGTAGGTAGCAACACCGAAAAAGTAGTTCGCACCTCAGAAATTCCGGTATTGGTTATAAAAAATCGTGTTAAAGATTTTAAATTGAATAAGGTGGTTTTTGCATGTGACTTTAACATGGATTTTATAGGCGCATTTAAAAATGCGTGGGAATTCTTTGAAAAAATAGGATCCGAATTTCAGATGGTTTTTATTAACACTCCGGAAAAATTCCGTAGCAATAAAGAAATGCAAGAGCTCGCATTTAAATTCATACTACATAGTGGGGTTGATAATACCGATGTTTATGATAATACAGCTTATTATTGTGACTATAGATTAGAGCACGGGATTTATAGTTTTAGCCATGAGATTGAAGCAGATTTAGTCGTTATCCCAACTCACGGGAGGCGAGGTCTAGCTCATTTCTTTTCTGAAAACATTGGCGAAGCAATCGTGAATCATAGTGATCTTCCTATAATTACGTTTAAGGTGTAA
- a CDS encoding NAD(P)H-dependent oxidoreductase: MISNTIEKLKWRYATKKFDPSKILSEEKLNVLKESFNLTATSYGLQPLKMVVISDARLKSELVPLTMSQTQVRDASHVLVLCTENIVDKKYIKQHFSRVEATRNTPRAILQPFELFLVDEFSEKNPEDIAQWMAKQAYIAMGNLLTVCALEDIDACPIEGFEPQKYDEILQLRSLGLRSVLVLAVGYRDETDMFSQLKKVRRGVGNVIIEM; encoded by the coding sequence ATGATATCAAACACAATTGAGAAACTGAAATGGAGATATGCTACGAAGAAGTTTGATCCTTCAAAAATTCTTTCCGAAGAAAAACTGAATGTCTTAAAAGAATCTTTTAATCTTACCGCAACATCCTACGGACTCCAACCTTTAAAAATGGTGGTCATTAGCGATGCAAGGTTAAAAAGCGAATTAGTGCCTCTTACTATGTCACAAACTCAGGTTAGGGATGCATCGCATGTACTTGTGCTCTGCACCGAGAATATCGTAGATAAAAAATATATAAAACAACACTTTAGTCGGGTTGAAGCAACCAGAAATACCCCCAGAGCTATCCTTCAGCCTTTTGAATTGTTCCTGGTTGATGAATTTTCAGAAAAAAACCCCGAGGATATTGCGCAATGGATGGCAAAGCAAGCCTATATCGCTATGGGAAATCTGCTAACCGTATGTGCATTGGAAGATATCGATGCTTGCCCTATAGAAGGTTTTGAGCCTCAGAAATATGACGAGATTTTACAATTAAGAAGTCTAGGTCTTCGCTCGGTATTGGTTCTTGCGGTTGGATATCGCGATGAGACCGACATGTTTTCGCAACTTAAAAAAGTGCGACGCGGTGTTGGAAATGTTATTATAGAGATGTAA
- a CDS encoding acyl-CoA thioesterase codes for MSEIEILKNKSETRIFKAVFPNTTNHYDTLFGGTTLHMMDEASFICATRFSRKKMVTVSTDKIDFTTPIPQGSIVELVARVDKVGRSSCVVKTEVFMEDMYSDDREKVVTGYFTFVAIGEDKKPILILSE; via the coding sequence ATGTCTGAAATTGAAATACTGAAGAACAAAAGTGAAACGCGCATTTTTAAAGCCGTCTTTCCTAATACCACGAATCATTACGACACTTTATTTGGAGGGACTACGCTACATATGATGGATGAAGCTTCTTTTATTTGCGCCACCCGATTCAGCAGAAAGAAAATGGTAACTGTTTCAACAGATAAGATCGATTTTACGACGCCTATCCCTCAGGGTAGTATCGTAGAGTTGGTAGCACGGGTCGACAAAGTGGGTAGAAGCAGTTGCGTGGTAAAGACTGAAGTATTTATGGAAGATATGTACAGTGACGACCGCGAAAAGGTTGTCACAGGGTATTTCACTTTTGTGGCCATAGGAGAAGACAAAAAGCCTATTCTCATCCTTAGTGAATAA
- a CDS encoding pyridoxamine 5'-phosphate oxidase family protein, with translation MIKTLGNKENLVLLSSNYIGHLGYVFQNRAFVVPITYFYNDEQKNIICYSAKGHKINALRKNKSASLSVTDISSVNDWRSVLVQGTYIEEESSSAKALLHTFSLGVKDLILRKEMRDLDFISQFSSKIYIDDEPIVFTIRIDEITGRMRKF, from the coding sequence ATGATCAAAACTCTCGGCAACAAAGAAAATTTAGTATTACTTAGCTCTAACTATATAGGCCATTTGGGCTACGTATTTCAGAATAGAGCATTTGTAGTGCCCATAACTTATTTCTACAATGATGAACAAAAAAACATCATCTGTTATTCTGCAAAAGGACATAAGATTAATGCATTACGGAAAAACAAATCAGCCTCCTTATCTGTAACCGATATAAGCTCGGTCAACGACTGGAGATCGGTATTAGTTCAAGGGACATATATCGAAGAAGAAAGTTCTTCCGCCAAAGCGCTTTTGCATACGTTTTCATTGGGCGTTAAAGATCTTATTTTACGTAAAGAGATGCGGGATTTGGATTTCATCAGTCAGTTTTCGAGTAAGATCTATATAGATGACGAACCTATTGTTTTCACTATTAGGATCGATGAAATTACCGGAAGAATGCGAAAGTTTTGA
- a CDS encoding DegT/DnrJ/EryC1/StrS family aminotransferase yields the protein MPGFEVFGAEERKQVSDVLESGVLMRYGFDGMRNGHWKAKQFESAFAERMQTQHCQLVSSGTAALTVALASAGIGAGDEVIMPTFTFVASFESIMMLGAVPVLVDIDDTLTLDPEAVEAAITPKTKCVMPVHMCGSMADLNALQAICDKHDLILLEDACQALGGTYDGKPLGSIGDLGCFSFDFVKTITCGEGGAVITNNDQFKINADQYQDHGHDHIGNDRGAEGHPTLGYNFRISELNAAVGVAQLDKLEGILKLQKNNYETLRTALEAVNGVTFRRVPEGGEENYSFLNIFLPSAELTEKAHKALSEAGVDGCFYWYTNNWHYINGWEHLRNLKSLGNLPSEIKDQIQNLNQTDFSKSDAWMGRTLSFLIKLGWSTSELNDRVEKIKTTLRSVL from the coding sequence ATGCCCGGATTTGAAGTTTTTGGTGCCGAAGAGCGCAAACAAGTGAGTGATGTATTGGAAAGCGGAGTCTTAATGCGCTATGGCTTCGACGGAATGCGAAACGGTCATTGGAAAGCCAAACAATTTGAATCGGCTTTTGCAGAAAGGATGCAGACTCAACATTGTCAGTTGGTTTCCAGTGGTACTGCGGCGCTTACCGTTGCTTTAGCTTCAGCCGGAATAGGAGCAGGGGATGAAGTGATCATGCCAACCTTTACCTTTGTCGCCAGTTTTGAATCTATTATGATGCTAGGAGCCGTTCCGGTGCTCGTAGATATTGACGATACGCTAACACTCGATCCTGAAGCAGTTGAAGCAGCGATCACGCCTAAAACAAAATGTGTAATGCCCGTGCATATGTGTGGGTCTATGGCAGATCTAAATGCCCTTCAGGCAATTTGTGATAAGCACGATCTTATTCTTCTTGAAGATGCCTGCCAAGCACTCGGCGGAACCTACGACGGGAAGCCTTTAGGAAGTATTGGTGATCTGGGCTGCTTTTCCTTCGATTTTGTAAAGACCATCACCTGCGGTGAGGGAGGAGCCGTGATTACCAACAACGATCAGTTTAAAATAAACGCCGATCAATATCAGGATCACGGCCATGATCATATAGGAAACGATCGGGGTGCCGAAGGACATCCTACTCTGGGGTACAACTTCAGAATTTCTGAATTAAATGCCGCCGTAGGGGTTGCACAATTAGATAAGCTGGAAGGGATATTAAAGCTTCAGAAGAATAATTACGAAACCTTAAGAACCGCATTAGAAGCGGTAAACGGAGTGACTTTTAGAAGAGTTCCTGAGGGAGGAGAAGAGAACTATTCTTTTCTGAATATATTCCTGCCTTCTGCTGAACTAACGGAAAAGGCTCATAAAGCTTTATCGGAAGCCGGTGTGGATGGTTGTTTTTACTGGTATACGAATAACTGGCATTATATAAACGGCTGGGAACACCTTCGCAATTTAAAGTCTTTAGGTAATTTACCTTCAGAAATAAAAGATCAGATCCAAAATTTGAATCAAACCGACTTTTCAAAAAGCGATGCCTGGATGGGAAGAACCTTATCATTCCTTATCAAATTGGGATGGTCTACTTCAGAATTGAATGATAGGGTAGAAAAGATCAAAACCACATTGCGTTCAGTTCTATAA
- a CDS encoding sulfite exporter TauE/SafE family protein, whose product MLSRYLPIFIILSIIAEILGTVGGFGSSVFFVPIANFYLDFQSVLGITALYHVSSNLTKIAFFKKGLERTVIIQLGVPAVIFVIIGGFLSQFFDPVILTYMLGIFLVLLSLAFLIFKNLIVKPTTKNAFIGGTLSGLSAGILGTGGAIRGLTLSAFKMNKDKFIATSAVIDLGVDFSRTIVYYFNGYMRKDLLYLIPILIVVGIIGTWIGKQIINKISQEQFRYIVLLLILGIGLASIISTL is encoded by the coding sequence ATGCTGTCTCGCTATCTTCCGATCTTTATAATTTTATCAATTATTGCTGAAATTTTAGGAACTGTGGGCGGATTTGGTTCATCAGTTTTTTTTGTACCCATTGCAAATTTCTATTTAGACTTTCAATCTGTTTTGGGTATTACCGCGTTATATCACGTTTCCAGCAACCTTACTAAAATAGCATTTTTCAAAAAAGGACTAGAAAGAACGGTAATCATTCAATTAGGTGTGCCTGCTGTCATTTTTGTAATTATCGGAGGATTTCTAAGTCAATTTTTTGACCCGGTTATCCTTACTTATATGTTAGGTATTTTCTTGGTTCTTCTCAGTTTAGCTTTTCTTATTTTTAAGAATTTGATTGTCAAACCCACCACTAAAAATGCATTTATTGGAGGAACACTGTCCGGACTTAGCGCCGGAATTCTAGGAACAGGTGGTGCAATTCGTGGTCTAACCTTATCCGCCTTCAAGATGAATAAAGATAAATTTATAGCTACGTCTGCTGTAATAGATTTGGGTGTCGATTTTAGTAGAACCATAGTGTATTATTTTAACGGATATATGCGGAAGGATCTATTATATCTAATTCCTATTTTAATTGTTGTAGGAATTATTGGCACTTGGATTGGTAAACAGATTATAAATAAAATTTCCCAAGAACAGTTTCGTTATATTGTGTTACTTCTCATCTTAGGGATAGGGTTAGCAAGTATTATAAGCACTTTATGA